The region CCCCCCGGGCGCGGATCTGGAACTCAACCATCTCCTCGCGTTCCTTCCGGTAGGGATCGGTCTCCGTCATCTCATCTCACGAATCAGAACCCTGATTCTGCTTTATCGATTGCGGCATCGATCTGCTCCTGCAGGACTGCAGGCAGACCGCTGATCTTTACATCCAAGAACCCGCGTATAATGGTTGCGGTGGCCTCCTCCTCGGAGAGACCCCTTGCCATGAGGTACTCGATCTCGTGGCGGGCGATCTTGCCGACCGCGGCCTCGTGGGAAAGTTCGGTGCCGGTCAGCGTTCCTTCGATCTCCGGGATGGCATGGATGGTGCCGTCTTTTAGGATCAGGCCCTTGCACTCGATATGGCCACGGGTGTTCTCCTTCTCGCCGAGGATGTGCCCCCGGGAGATGACGGTGCCGCCGGTGGTGATGGCCCGGGTGATCAGTTCCGTGCTCGTGTGCTCGGCACCGAGGATGGTCCGGGAGCCGAGGTCGAGGAGCGATCCCGGCGTCGCGACGACGATGCTTGAGAACCGGGCCACGGCATTCTTCCCGACAAGGCGTGCCGTCGGGTACATATTGACCTGGTGGACCGGCTGCATGCAGATGTAGTTCGAGAGGAAGGTGCCGTCCTCCTCAACGATGGTGGCGCTCCGCGGGAAGACGCTTATCCCCGGGTTCCAGTTGTGGATCATCGTGGACGTGACCTTGGCCCCTTTGCCGACGTAGATCTCGGTCACCCCGATGTGCGCACCGTGCTCCTTCTGCCAGGAACTGGCACAGCCGGAGATGATGTGCATCTCCGCCCCTTCTCTTGCTATGAAGATGTTGTGGACGTGCTGCACCGGTTCCTCGCGGAGGAAGAGGCAGGCCTGGAGCGGCATCTCGACCTTTGCGCCTTCATGGGCTATGACGACGAGGCCCTGCGGCTCTTCCTGCTTTGCCACGAATTGGGTATATTTGTCCTTATCCTTCGGGACCGCGTTCCAGTAGTAGTCCTTCATCCAGTCGTACTTCTCGAGGGCGACCTTGATGGGGAGCATCTCGATCCCCTCGGCCCCGCAGGTGGTCTGCACTACCTTCTGGTCGATCTGGAAGAAACTCCCGCACCGGTTCTTCATCTCGACTTCAAGACCGGTCAGGGCAAGGCGTTCCCGGTCTTTTGCCGAGAGGTGCTCCATGTCGGTTATATCTGTTTGCAACGCAGGCACTCTCCGTATCCTTTCTCTTTGACCACGCGCAGAATCTCGCGGGGGTTCCCATGACACCGTATCTGGCCGTCTATCAGCACATGTCCCTGGTCGGCATCGAGGTAGTCGAGGATGTAGCCGGTATGGGTGATGATCAGACCGCTCCGCCGCCGGTTGACGATATGGACGTCCTTCTCGAGCAAGCCTGCGATCTCCTTCCCCATCAGGTTCATATTCTCAAGATCGACACCGCTCTCCGGTTCGTCCAGCATGAGGAAGTCGGGCTGCTGGACCTTCAGTTGCAGGACTTCGCTCCGCTTTATCTCGCCGCCGGAGAATCCGACGTTGATGTCCCGGGCAAGGAAGTGCTCCATGTTGACCGACTGTGCGAGCGCTTCTATCGCGCCTTCCCCCATATGGGATGTGGCGGCGAGCAGTTTCCCGAGTTTCAGCCCGGATATTGCAGGCGGGTGCTGAAACATCATGCCTATCCCGAGATGGGCCCGCTCGTGGATCGGCATGTTGGTGATATCCTTCCCTTTAAATATGATAGACCCGGCTGTGATCGTATAGCCACCGAACCCCATGATGGCTTTGAGTAGCGTGCTCTTGCCCGAGCCGTTCGGGCCCATCAGGACATGGGTCTCCCCCTGCCCGATGTGGAGATTGATGTCGTGGAGCACTTCGGTGTCATCCACGCTCACGTGCAAATCACTGATATCCAGCATACGGCACTCCGTTCCATGTATTTGTCAGGGGATACATTAACACTTGCCAACGTAACACCTGCCGTTCCAGCCGACGGAGGAGCAAATCGCGTCAATAATCGATTTTTTTGCTCGGAAGATTCTCTTTGTCGGCCCTATGGCGTAACGGGGGTTGGGGATTCAGCCGAACCCCTCCACTTCACTTTCGCGCTGCACGCGGCCTATGGTTAAGTAACGGCCCTTCCCGTTCCATGTATGGACAGAACTGCATTCACCACGTTTGCCTGCCTTGTCGAGCGGGCCGCA is a window of Methanoculleus sp. 7T DNA encoding:
- a CDS encoding SufB/SufD family protein; the protein is MQTDITDMEHLSAKDRERLALTGLEVEMKNRCGSFFQIDQKVVQTTCGAEGIEMLPIKVALEKYDWMKDYYWNAVPKDKDKYTQFVAKQEEPQGLVVIAHEGAKVEMPLQACLFLREEPVQHVHNIFIAREGAEMHIISGCASSWQKEHGAHIGVTEIYVGKGAKVTSTMIHNWNPGISVFPRSATIVEEDGTFLSNYICMQPVHQVNMYPTARLVGKNAVARFSSIVVATPGSLLDLGSRTILGAEHTSTELITRAITTGGTVISRGHILGEKENTRGHIECKGLILKDGTIHAIPEIEGTLTGTELSHEAAVGKIARHEIEYLMARGLSEEEATATIIRGFLDVKISGLPAVLQEQIDAAIDKAESGF
- a CDS encoding ABC transporter ATP-binding protein, yielding MLDISDLHVSVDDTEVLHDINLHIGQGETHVLMGPNGSGKSTLLKAIMGFGGYTITAGSIIFKGKDITNMPIHERAHLGIGMMFQHPPAISGLKLGKLLAATSHMGEGAIEALAQSVNMEHFLARDINVGFSGGEIKRSEVLQLKVQQPDFLMLDEPESGVDLENMNLMGKEIAGLLEKDVHIVNRRRSGLIITHTGYILDYLDADQGHVLIDGQIRCHGNPREILRVVKEKGYGECLRCKQI